One stretch of Candidatus Bipolaricaulota bacterium DNA includes these proteins:
- the ftsZ gene encoding cell division protein FtsZ, translating to MVEERNLTPPARLMVIGVGGGGGNAVDRMFDTSVKGVELVAVNTDAQVLEVVRAHRTLQIGRKLTSGLGAGGNPEIGKAAAEESREEIMDLLEGVDMVFITAGMGGGTGTGAAPVIAALAKEAGILTTAIVTRPFSFEGLARAEKAEAGIARLSQAVDALITISNDKLLKVAPADTPITKAFEMADEILRQGVEGISDLITVPGMINLDFADIESVMRGAGTAMMGIGEGEGEGKTKEAARNAISSPLLDGSIKGARKVIMNITGGSDLTLEEVTEAASLIREAVSDKADIIFGTAIRDGMEKVRLTVIATGFSVSYTGEEEGPSLGNETMLAKLEKESRLGGDDFDIPTFLRRSRKRGEEQERPWREKE from the coding sequence ATGGTAGAGGAGAGGAACCTCACCCCGCCGGCGCGGCTGATGGTGATCGGCGTCGGGGGCGGCGGCGGAAACGCCGTCGACAGGATGTTCGACACGAGCGTCAAGGGAGTGGAGCTCGTGGCGGTGAACACCGACGCCCAGGTACTCGAGGTCGTCCGTGCCCACCGCACCCTGCAGATCGGGCGCAAGCTGACCAGCGGACTCGGGGCTGGCGGAAACCCGGAGATCGGAAAAGCAGCGGCCGAGGAGAGCCGGGAGGAGATCATGGACCTCCTCGAGGGGGTGGACATGGTGTTCATCACCGCAGGGATGGGGGGAGGGACCGGTACCGGTGCCGCTCCGGTGATCGCCGCCCTCGCCAAGGAGGCGGGGATCCTCACCACCGCGATCGTCACCCGCCCGTTCTCGTTCGAGGGGCTGGCGCGGGCCGAGAAGGCGGAGGCCGGGATCGCACGCCTCTCTCAGGCGGTCGATGCCCTGATCACGATCTCCAACGACAAGCTCCTCAAGGTCGCGCCGGCCGACACTCCGATCACCAAGGCGTTCGAGATGGCCGACGAGATCCTGCGCCAGGGGGTGGAGGGAATCTCCGATCTGATCACTGTCCCTGGGATGATCAACCTCGACTTTGCCGACATCGAGAGCGTGATGCGCGGCGCCGGGACAGCGATGATGGGGATCGGCGAGGGAGAAGGAGAGGGAAAGACCAAGGAAGCGGCGCGGAACGCCATCTCCTCGCCGCTCCTCGACGGCTCGATCAAGGGGGCGCGGAAGGTGATCATGAACATCACCGGCGGCTCCGACCTGACCTTGGAAGAGGTGACAGAAGCGGCGTCCCTCATCCGCGAGGCGGTCTCCGACAAGGCGGACATCATATTCGGCACTGCGATCCGGGACGGGATGGAGAAGGTGCGCCTGACCGTGATTGCAACCGGGTTCTCAGTATCCTACACCGGGGAGGAAGAGGGACCATCTCTTGGGAACGAGACGATGCTCGCCAAGCTCGAGAAGGAGAGCCGGCTCGGAGGGGACGACTTCGACATCCCGACGTTCCTGCGCCGCAGCCGCAAGCGTGGAGAGGAACAAGAGCGCCCATGGCGGGAGAAAGAGTAA